The genomic DNA ATTCCCCCCGCCTGGCTGGCCGAGGTGCGCACGCAGTACGACACTGCGCATCCCTGGAAGGACGCGCGGCTAGAGGTCCGTCGGCTCCTGGGCCTCAACACCGAAGCCGCCCGCAGGGAGGCCATCAAGCTGACGTGGGTGTATCTCCAGAAGGGTGACATCGGCGACGGCCACGAGTACCCCATGTATGTGTTTCTCGGCGGCGAGCCCCTCTGGGCCGTCAGGGCCCATGAGGAATTCCTGGCCAAGCCCCACAAGGAACCTCCGTTGCACGCCTCCATCTCCCTGGCGTCGCTGTATACGCGATTCGGAGCGTTCGAGAAGGCCAAGGCGGCCCTGGACCGAGCCATGGCCCGGCTGCCCGCTCCCCCGTGGCGGATCGCCGGGCAAGCGAGCCTTGAAGACGCCTTCGGTGATCTCTATGTCGCCTGGGGAAAAACGGATTCGGCCCGGGAGCACTATGCGAAGGCCATCAAACTGTATCCGACATCGGATCAACCCTACGGACAGCACCTGCTCAAGCGGCAGGCGGACCGCGTGCAATCGAAGCTCGACCTGTTGAGCGTCCGTTCCCTGTCCGGCGCCCGGCTTCGTGATGGCAGTTACACGTCCACGGCCCTGGGCTATGCCGGCGATGTGCAGATCACCTTGTCTGTGCGCGAGGGCCGGATGACCGACATCAAGGTGAAACACGAGGAGAAAATCGAGCAGGGCGCGTGCACCGTCATTCCCCGGCGGATCATT from Phycisphaerae bacterium includes the following:
- a CDS encoding FMN-binding protein yields the protein MRTQYDTAHPWKDARLEVRRLLGLNTEAARREAIKLTWVYLQKGDIGDGHEYPMYVFLGGEPLWAVRAHEEFLAKPHKEPPLHASISLASLYTRFGAFEKAKAALDRAMARLPAPPWRIAGQASLEDAFGDLYVAWGKTDSAREHYAKAIKLYPTSDQPYGQHLLKRQADRVQSKLDLLSVRSLSGARLRDGSYTSTALGYAGDVQITLSVREGRMTDIKVKHEEKIEQGACTVIPRRIIEKQSLQVDGVSGATVTTSAILDGTLQCLRKAGLP